A single window of Camelus ferus isolate YT-003-E chromosome 7, BCGSAC_Cfer_1.0, whole genome shotgun sequence DNA harbors:
- the NEUROD6 gene encoding neurogenic differentiation factor 6: protein MLTLPFDESVVMPESQMCRKFSRECEDQKQIKKPESFSKQIVLRGKSIKRAPGEETEKEEEEEDREEEDENGLPRRRGLRKKKTTKLRLERVKFRRQEANARERNRMHGLNDALDNLRKVVPCYSKTQKLSKIETLRLAKNYIWALSEILRIGKRPDLLTFVQNLCKGLSQPTTNLVAGCLQLNARSFLMGQGGEAAHHTRSPYSTFYPPYHSPELTTPPGHGTLDNSKSMKPYNYCSAYESFYESTSPECASPQFEGPLSPPPINYNGIFSLKQEETLDYGKNYNYGMHYCAVPPRGPLGQGAMFRLPTDSHFPYDLHLRSQSLTMQDELNAVFHN from the coding sequence ATGTTAACACTACCGTTTGATGAGTCTGTTGTAATGCCAGAATCCCAGATGTGCAGAAAGTTTTCTAGAGAATGCGAGGACCAGAAGCAAATTAAGAAACCAGAAAGCTTTTCCAAACAGATTGTCCTTCGAGGAAAAAGCATCAAAAGGGCCCCTggagaagagactgagaaagaagaagaggaggaagacagggaagaggaagatgaaaatgGGTTGCCCAGAAGGAGGggtcttaggaaaaaaaagacgACCAAGCTCCGACTGGAGAGGGTCAAGTTCAGGAGACAGGAAGCTAACGCGCGCGAGAGGAACAGGATGCACGGCCTCAATGACGCTCTGGACAATTTAAGAAAAGTGGTCCCCTGTTATTCTAAAACCCAAAAACTGTCCAAAATAGAAACTTTACGACTGGCCAAAAACTACATCTGGGCACTTTCTGAAATCCTGAGAATCGGCAAGAGACCTGATCTGCTCACTTTCGTCCAAAACTTATGCAAAGGTCTTTCTCAGCCAACTACAAACTTGGTGGCAGGCTGCTTGCAGCTCAATGCCAGGAGTTTCCTGATGGGTCAGGGCGGGGAGGCTGCGCACCACACAAGGTCACCCTACTCTACCTTCTACCCACCCTACCACAGCCCTGAGCTCACCACTCCCCCAGGGCATGGAACTCTTGATAATTCCAAGTCCATGAAACCCTACAATTATTGCAGTGCATATGAATCCTTCTATGAGAGCACCTCCCCTGAGTGTGCCAGCCCTCAGTTTGAAGGTCCCTTAAGTCCTCCCCCAATTAACTATAATGGGATATTTTCCCTGAAGCAAGAAGAAACCTTGGACTATGGCAAAAATTACAATTACGGCATGCATTACTGTGCAGTGCCACCCAGGGGTCCCCTTGGGCAGGGTGCCATGTTCAGGTTGCCCACCGACAGCCACTTCCCTTACGACTTACATCTGCGCAGCCAATCTCTCACCATGCAAGATGAATTAAATGCAGTTTTTCATAattaa